Genomic DNA from Prunus persica cultivar Lovell chromosome G1, Prunus_persica_NCBIv2, whole genome shotgun sequence:
GAAATGTGTTGTACTGTTGGTTCTTTAACTTGACAAGTTTTGGTGTCTGCCTTCCATTAATCTCATTGGGTGATTGATTGGACAGTTGATTTCACTCTTCTTATATAAAATAACATGGCTACTTTGCATTTATACTTCCTCCTCAAagtttgataaattttttttgcagatGTAGAAGTTCCAATTGCATGCATCATTCTGATAGTCCTGTTTGCACTTCAGCATTATGGAACTCATAGGGTTGGGTTCTTGTTTGCTCCTATAGTTCTGACATGGCTTCTGTGCATTAGTGCAATTGGTCTTTATAATATACTTCACTTCAATCCGAGTGTGTACAAAGCACTTTCTCCACACTATatgtacaaatttttaaagaaaactcAGAAAGGAGGCTGGATGTCCCTGGGTGGAATCTTGTTGTGTATAACAGGTCAGTATGTATGGATAGGATTGACTTGCATATGTATGCCGTGACAAGCAAAGTGGTTTGCCTGTTTTTCTGATACACTTACTAACATTCCAGGTTCAGAAGCCATGTTTGCTGATCTTGGACACTTTTCACAATTGTCAATcaaggtacattatttagaaaGCTCAAAACTATAATGCAATTTGATTAAGAATTAATTTAGCATGGCTTGTTATAACTTATATCATCCAGAAATGGAGTTTATATGGTAGTATTGATAATGCATTTGTATAATTGTGGTTCAGTTGGTCGGTGATAGTTAGTGTCTGCTTCGCATATTAGTGTTGTATTTGTATGATGGAGACTTTAATTTTGTGCCTCATCTCAATGAAGCTGTTttttatgataaatattttggaaattaGGAAAAGATAAACGTCGCACCTGCCGAGTTTATATCCTGTTGCAGTTTAGTGCCTTTTCTAAGTATTCCCCATAGACATGTGCAGCTGTAATCATATTTGGGTGCAAAGCAGATACAACAGAAGTGGTAATTTGACTTGGTGAATTAGAAGTCCGGCCATCTTTTCATAGTAAATTCCGTTAAAGCAACACATCATGACTTGTCAAAGGCAAAGCTAATCTTGGGGTTTCCTTCTTGCTATGTCATGTATCAGCTCTGTTTTGCTTTCCAAGAGGAGAATCTTGGCCTGCTTGATTTTTCTCctggaaaagaagaataaattttCTACACTTGCTTTTTTAgtgattttgttttgattgtcCAAGATATGCGACATTTTTCAAGaatattttcttataatttataCCAGATAAGAGTGCAGCTTAGAACTATGGCACTCATTTGTGCTCTTATTCATCCTGGTATTGTTATCAAAACGACCACTTTGTCTAATAGATGTTCGCATTTTTTTGCAGATTGCTTTCACCTCTTTGGTTTATCCAGCTTTGGTTTTAGCATACATGGGACAAGCTGCCTATATATCTTCACATCACACTGTTGGAAGTAATCctaagattggattttacgTATCTGTACCAGGTAAAcatcttgaattttttttttttagcagGAAGTTTCTAGATTTGAAAAATATGCAACTTCTTAGCTAATCTGGCACCCCTCCACTACTTCTCAGAGAAATTGAGATGGCCTGTTCTGGTAATAGCTGTACTTGCTGCCATAGTAGGAAGCCAGGCTATCATCACTGGAACTTTCTCAATCATCAAGCAATGTTCTTCTCTGGATTGCTTCCCAAGAGTCAAAATAGTCCATACATCATCCAAAATCCATGGTCAAATTTATATCCCTGAAATCAATTGGATCTTGATGGTGTTATGTTTGGCTGTTACTATTGGTTTCAGAGACACAAAGCGTATGGGTAATGCTTCAGGTATGAAATTATTCACAAATTAGTAAACCAATGAATGCTTGATATTTCCTGTTACTTTGCTTATAAACTTTCTTGATCTCACAAATTAGCTACTATTTTAGCCACAGCCTTAATCATGTTTTTATTGGATGTATACTAGTAATCAGGCACATCCTTAAGCATATTTTACTGATCATCTATTTCATGCTTAGTACAGGCTTCTGCATCTATTAGCTGGATTAATCATTTAGTTATCCCACATATGATGATGCTTGCATTCcagttaaatttatttaaccCAAAACTTTTATGTGGAACAGGTTTTGCAGTTATCTCTGTGATGCTGGTCACCACCTGCTTAATGTCCCTAGTTATTGTCCTATGCTGGCAGCAGAGTGTCTTTGTTGCAATTTGCTTTGTGATCTTTTTTGGCACAATCGAAGCTCTTTACTTCTCTGCTTCTCTTGTTAAGTTCACTGAAGGAGCCTGGGTTCCTGTTGCtcttgctctctctttcttcattGTCATGTATGTTTGGCACTATGGCTCAATCAAAAGGTATGAGTTTGAATTACAAAACAAGGTCTCCATTAACTGGTTGCTCAGCCTTGGTCCCAGCCTTGGAATTGTACGAGTTCGTGGGATTGGCCTCATACACACTGACCTTGTGTCTGGAATTCCTGCAATCTTCTCCCACTTTGTGACCAACCTTCCAGCCTTTCACCAGGTCCTAGTTTTCCTCTGCATCAAATCTGTCCCAGTTCCCCATGTTAGACCTGAGGAACGGTTTCTAGTGGGCCGAATTGGCCCTAAAGAGTACCGACTCTATAGGTGCATTGTGAGATATGGATATCGTGATGTTCACAAAGATGACATGGAATTTGAGAATGATCTCATGTGTAGTATAGCAGAGTTCATACGCTCAGGAAGCCCTGAATCCAATGTTACAAGTGAAGATTTGGGGAAGGAAGACGATAAAATGACAGTTGTTGGGACACGTTCTACTCATGCAGATGGGATTCAGATGAGTGAGCATAGCACTGAAATGAACGAATCAGTGCAAAGAGAAATAAGGTCACCACCCCCGACCCAACGAAGGAAGAAGGTAAGATTCATAGTTCCAGAGAGTCCGAAGATCAACATGGGTACAAGGGAGGAATTGCAGGAGCTAATGGAAGCTAGGGAAGCCGGCATTGCATACATACTTGGGAACACATACATGAATGCAAAGAAAGGATCTAGTTGGATGAGGAGGTTTGCAATCGACTACGGATATGAATTCTTGAGGAGGAATAGCAGGACATCCAGCTATGCACTCAGCGTACCACATGCATCTACTCTGGAGGTGGGCATGATCTACcatgtttgattttgattataCTAAAATTATAATGTAAATTGTACATCTTTGTAAAGTTGTGCAATAGTTGAAAGCCGatgcattatatatagtgGTCGAAAAAAAGATATCCCAGCAATTTAGTCACTTTCTTGGTACACAGGGCTTGTTCATCATCCtcctttttgggtttgtgagAGGATAAAGAACTTGTGtagctttctttttctttcttttttcttttttattatatatttcctTTGGATTGAGAGAAGGGACTTGTTCAATAGGATTGTCAAAATAGTAGCATACTATAGATTCCTCAAGTTCCTACACATATCTCTTTCTTCTTACCCTGTTCTTGAATTTATTTCTTGTACAAATGAGGCATCATCAATCGCACCAATTGGAACACAAATGTTCAAAAGCCATTGATGGGCTAGAGGCTCTTTTGTAAGGGGGTTCGTTTTGGGTTGGGCTCTGTGAAGAGAATTAGGCTCTCACTCTTTTCAAAACCAGAAGCTAACCATAAGTttggacattgacaaaaaaacccaacaacGAGCAACTTTGAATTGGAGATGGGTTTGTGAACAGGTATGCTCTTTGGAGGGTGGCTGAAATAGAATAGTTGggggtttttttaataaatacattCGATATTGGGAGGAGGGAATTCGAACATAGAACTTGAAGTAAATTACAAGGATAACTACTCTTAACTACTTGAGGTAATAATCTAttgcttatttttttatctttttaaatcTATCAACATCCAGATTTGAAACACCGTCCAACACAACTGAAAATACAACTTAAACTCATAGGTAGCTAGTTGGCATCAATAGTTAAACTAAAAGTTTATTGAAATGAGAGGGAAGTACAAATTAAAAGCTAGTGATGCATACTTTTCCCACGCAATGTCCTCaattcatttttcatgatGGCCTTCAACATTGTTGATTGCCATAACTTCATCATTCTGTCGAGAAGTTTAGCATTTGTGAAACTTCTGATAGCATAGCATTTTGTAATATGGACCAGAAGCTTCAAATGCACgcaatataacaaaaataaaaaataaaagagaagagaagagatagCAGTTGTGGATAAACCTGATAATCACAACTCACAACTCACGCGTAACAAcccctttatttatttatatttaataaaatgCAGCATTATCcgacaataaaaaaagagtcTGTACGcaacccctctctctctctctctctctctctctctctctcatccatACCAAAAAATTTGCAATCTCAAAAACGAAGAGTcgtcttctcttctcttcccccctccccccttCCCCTTATTATTCTTAAAACAAATGCTTTTTAGAACGCGATAGCGTGAAAGACACGTCTGGAACATTCACCATTGGAAGAGAGACCCTTGTTAGTGGGTCCCACGGGCCAAACCTGTGAGTCCCTTTGGATTAGGGCGAGGCGAGAGGACCCCACCAAGCCTACTACCCCCGGCCTGCCTGCCCTTTTGTATATCCCCACGAAACGCGGCGTCTGGATAAACCCGGGCCCACCCGGAGCACCCCCCAATGAGGGATCTCCAATTGTTTGACTTAAAGGTCACGTGATACCCACGTGTCACGAGCGTGCTCGCTGTCGGTTCCCAGGAAGGGTTGGCTGACGTGGACGGCTCGGATGGTGGTAAGGGTGGGATCATGACCGGGTGGGCCTCACGCGAGTTAGGTCATCGTAGTGGCCATCGCTGGGGACATTTTGAGTGCTTCCACGTGTCGGGGCGTCCGTACTCGGGTCTCAATGGGGGGACGAGGAAAACGGTAAGTGGAGAAAAGTTGGAGAAATCCTTGTCTGCTCGATTTTAtccactttttattttgaaacccAAACCGGCCCTGGACTGTGAAACAAGAACACCTCGTCTTCGATATAATTACGTGCTTGCCATTACTCTTGCTATGCAATTTACTTCGTATTAAATGGTTTTAGCAAAACCATTATTAGTGCGGACtctctttttcaaaattacGTTTAAAGGAAAGCATTTCGTTAAGACTACTCGGCATGGCAAACGTGTATGTTAACTAATTCTTTATTCGTTTAgtcatatttctttttaacaaaattaaaattataaagggtttctaaatttaatttgctctttttttaatgattaagagcatttactcATACATTTGAAGTTCTAGATTTAATTTCATCTTcctcaatatcgcttgtatattaaaaataataatattataatatgcaTTGTCATTTATCATGCCCGAATAACCATGGGCCACAACCACATTAGCTTCCTTGCTTCCATGCTTGCAACATATATTTGTTAAAGTTTTGaatatacttgtttttttaacatGGATTTGAATATACTTGTGTTTGCTAACATAAGAGAATCTCCAATAGTCTTTTTAACAGCTTTGGAATGTTAAAATATGTGAGTCATGTCATCAAAATCATTTCTAATAGCCTTGTCAAAACTCAGTCATCAAAGTTGCaacatctttctctctctttaggACTGGTAAGTTGACATTTGCTcttcaaaacatttaattCTACTTTGAAAACCTagaaaatgtaataaaaaaaaaacatgcatttcttattttcaaaCACTAAATACATAGACATATTTCACATATTTTCGTATTTTTCATTAGTTTTCATAACATTccattaattgaattgaaagtCTATCGAAGCATAAATGATTAAAGTAGCAAACAAAACTTTTCAAATTGCCAAGTAAGTCAACAAACTTCAATTTGAAAAGTTTAGTTTGCTACTAatattggagatgctctaagagCAGCTTGTCTATAAAAGTCTCTTTT
This window encodes:
- the LOC18791682 gene encoding potassium transporter 6 is translated as MDPETGIYKNHVKKESWRTILTLAYQSLGVVYGDLSTSPLYVYKSTFAEDIEHSETNEEIFGVLSFVFWTLTLVPLLKYVFIVLKADDNGEGGTFALYSLLCRHARVSSLPNCQLADEELSDYKKENTGSSLQSSFGTRLKSTLERHRVLQRFLLVLALIGTCMVIGDGVLTPSISVFSAVSGLEFSMSEKHHKYVEVPIACIILIVLFALQHYGTHRVGFLFAPIVLTWLLCISAIGLYNILHFNPSVYKALSPHYMYKFLKKTQKGGWMSLGGILLCITGSEAMFADLGHFSQLSIKIAFTSLVYPALVLAYMGQAAYISSHHTVGSNPKIGFYVSVPEKLRWPVLVIAVLAAIVGSQAIITGTFSIIKQCSSLDCFPRVKIVHTSSKIHGQIYIPEINWILMVLCLAVTIGFRDTKRMGNASGFAVISVMLVTTCLMSLVIVLCWQQSVFVAICFVIFFGTIEALYFSASLVKFTEGAWVPVALALSFFIVMYVWHYGSIKRYEFELQNKVSINWLLSLGPSLGIVRVRGIGLIHTDLVSGIPAIFSHFVTNLPAFHQVLVFLCIKSVPVPHVRPEERFLVGRIGPKEYRLYRCIVRYGYRDVHKDDMEFENDLMCSIAEFIRSGSPESNVTSEDLGKEDDKMTVVGTRSTHADGIQMSEHSTEMNESVQREIRSPPPTQRRKKVRFIVPESPKINMGTREELQELMEAREAGIAYILGNTYMNAKKGSSWMRRFAIDYGYEFLRRNSRTSSYALSVPHASTLEVGMIYHV